In Candidatus Chlorohelix allophototropha, the following are encoded in one genomic region:
- a CDS encoding YHS domain-containing protein produces MAQAIDPVCKMSVDTETAKFKSEYNDTPYYFCAPGCKKSFDKEPEKYLSETQPEQTGH; encoded by the coding sequence ATGGCTCAAGCAATTGACCCGGTATGCAAAATGAGCGTGGATACCGAAACTGCGAAGTTTAAATCCGAATACAATGATACCCCTTACTACTTCTGCGCCCCCGGTTGCAAAAAGTCTTTCGATAAAGAGCCAGAAAAATATCTGAGCGAAACTCAGCCTGAGCAGACCGGACACTAA
- a CDS encoding heavy-metal-associated domain-containing protein → MAKKLFQIEGMHCASCALLIDEELEELSGIRRARTSYARQQAEVEYDEQQVNEQKIIATISGVGYKVSAVKTA, encoded by the coding sequence ATGGCTAAGAAGCTATTTCAAATCGAAGGGATGCACTGTGCCAGTTGCGCCCTACTCATTGACGAGGAGTTGGAGGAACTATCTGGCATTCGCCGTGCCAGAACCAGCTATGCTCGCCAGCAGGCGGAGGTGGAATACGATGAACAGCAAGTGAATGAGCAGAAAATAATAGCCACCATCTCCGGGGTGGGTTATAAAGTCAGCGCGGTAAAGACTGCCTGA
- a CDS encoding sulfite exporter TauE/SafE family protein: protein MSKRRKNSQKTVSALKANHVTATGVGVVKQARISTPQPVVQDQPKPIPYGLLGFLATLCVGLLLIPSALNIGNVTDFTGAGSLLIVFLTGLTTGGLSCMAVQGGLLATLIARREESRQSLATGQGNQALPIIVFLGAKLLVYTLLGLLLGWSGSLFTITTTDQGVINLFVGLFMLATALNLLQVHPIFRYFAIQPPRRALKYLRRYSKSEDYFAPAFLGFLTILIPCGTTIAMEALAIGTGNPLSGALIMGGFVLGTSPLFFTLGYFATRLGALMHARFMKIAAFSLILLSIISLNTSLNLLDFPVSLNTIANAFSDTSEGGVATAVLPATSPGTGSIDAQEVTIKVTSSAYLPGNVQVKSGQPIRLNLITQNTQGCVRSFTLNKFGIRKVLPTTGQTVVEIPAQQPGTIRYTCSMGMYSGTITVV, encoded by the coding sequence ATGAGCAAGCGTAGAAAAAACTCCCAGAAAACTGTTTCAGCCTTAAAAGCAAACCACGTTACTGCTACTGGCGTGGGCGTGGTAAAGCAGGCTCGAATTTCAACTCCTCAACCAGTTGTGCAAGATCAGCCTAAGCCGATTCCCTATGGGCTGCTGGGTTTTCTGGCAACCTTATGTGTCGGTCTTTTACTGATTCCTTCGGCGCTAAACATCGGGAATGTCACCGATTTTACCGGAGCAGGCAGCCTGTTGATTGTGTTCCTCACAGGACTGACCACCGGAGGGCTTAGTTGCATGGCAGTACAGGGTGGATTATTAGCCACGCTAATCGCCCGACGCGAAGAGTCTCGCCAGAGCCTTGCTACTGGGCAAGGGAATCAGGCGCTGCCAATCATAGTGTTTCTTGGAGCCAAACTGTTGGTCTATACCCTGCTGGGATTACTGCTGGGCTGGTCGGGTTCATTGTTTACCATTACCACCACCGATCAGGGCGTGATCAATTTATTCGTGGGGCTTTTTATGCTGGCAACCGCCCTGAACCTATTACAGGTTCACCCCATCTTTCGTTATTTCGCCATCCAACCGCCCCGGCGCGCGCTAAAGTATCTCAGGCGGTATAGCAAAAGTGAGGATTATTTTGCCCCCGCCTTTCTTGGTTTCCTGACTATCCTGATTCCTTGTGGCACTACTATTGCAATGGAAGCGTTAGCCATCGGCACAGGCAATCCACTCTCCGGCGCACTTATAATGGGCGGCTTTGTGCTGGGTACCTCCCCGCTCTTTTTTACATTGGGCTATTTTGCCACCCGGCTAGGCGCACTAATGCATGCTCGTTTCATGAAAATTGCCGCTTTCTCCTTGATTTTACTCTCAATAATTTCCCTCAACACCTCCCTCAATCTGTTGGACTTTCCGGTAAGCCTAAATACGATAGCCAACGCTTTCTCAGATACTTCAGAGGGAGGTGTTGCTACTGCTGTTTTACCCGCGACCTCTCCCGGCACAGGAAGTATTGATGCACAGGAAGTTACCATAAAAGTCACCAGCAGCGCCTACCTTCCCGGTAATGTCCAGGTTAAAAGCGGTCAACCCATCCGGCTTAACCTGATCACCCAGAATACGCAAGGCTGTGTTCGCTCCTTTACCCTGAACAAATTTGGCATTCGGAAGGTGTTGCCTACCACCGGACAAACGGTAGTTGAGATACCGGCGCAACAGCCCGGCACCATTCGATACACCTGTAGTATGGGAATGTACTCCGGCACTATCACGGTAGTTTAA
- a CDS encoding response regulator transcription factor, whose amino-acid sequence MEHLLVIDDDPAVTSLLRRGFSYEGFSVATAARGEAGLTSAKEETPDLVILDMMMPGIGGLEVLKRLKASYPKLPVILLTAKDATVDQVQGFESGADDYVVKPFTFEILLARVRVLLRRHHPEKSVLLKFADLVLDANEHQVHRSKRQIALTGLEFKLLQLFLEHPRQVLSKDVLLDKVWGYDFGGNANVVEVYVMQLRQKLEEKSEPRLIHTVRGAGYILKEE is encoded by the coding sequence ATGGAACATTTGCTTGTAATAGATGATGATCCCGCCGTTACCAGCCTACTCAGACGAGGTTTTTCCTACGAAGGTTTTTCTGTGGCTACGGCGGCAAGAGGAGAAGCGGGGTTAACAAGCGCCAAGGAAGAAACCCCCGACTTGGTAATACTCGATATGATGATGCCCGGTATTGGTGGGCTGGAAGTCTTAAAGCGGTTAAAAGCCAGCTACCCAAAACTCCCCGTAATTCTCTTGACCGCTAAAGATGCAACTGTAGATCAGGTACAAGGTTTTGAGTCTGGCGCGGACGATTATGTAGTAAAACCCTTCACCTTTGAGATTTTGCTGGCTAGAGTAAGGGTGTTGCTACGTCGCCATCATCCAGAAAAATCCGTGCTATTGAAGTTCGCCGATCTGGTGCTGGATGCGAACGAGCATCAAGTTCACCGTAGTAAACGCCAGATAGCCCTTACCGGACTGGAGTTCAAATTGTTGCAATTATTTCTGGAACATCCCCGCCAGGTACTTTCCAAAGATGTTTTATTGGATAAGGTCTGGGGCTATGACTTCGGAGGTAACGCCAATGTAGTCGAAGTATATGTGATGCAACTTCGCCAAAAGCTAGAAGAAAAATCGGAACCGCGCTTGATCCACACCGTTCGCGGCGCTGGTTACATCTTGAAGGAGGAGTAA
- a CDS encoding sensor histidine kinase, translating into MSIRLRLALYCAGICAVVVILVGLVAYSLHARGHYDELDRLLVANAEHAAADSMNFDHPLGGADGTGVGLLLYNLEGKVELSSPDAELFPTLSPIKVLASPAGAAFDPVAGLAPSLSGSLSQHGGFGLISTPNQRWRVYVLPLEDSTSYIETVTSLGKLDASMQTFRLILLFVGLLGVSAALIGARLLAGRALQPVSKMIQAAQTISHSRDFSHRLEVPLTTDELGRLADTFNEMLQNLEGAYQAQQRFVSDASHELRAPLTAIQGNLELLRRQRYMSEEEREEAFSEAERETERLTRLVADLLVLARADSGSQVRHGTVDLDEVVLEAFKEARKLAYGHSLTLEELEPVQLEGDRDRLKQLVLILLDNALKYTPESGAVILSLENLEGQANLTVRDNGVGIAEQELAHVFERFYRADPARGRDPGGTGLGLPIARWVVQQHSGTITLTSVLEQGTTVLVALPVKVATPLATS; encoded by the coding sequence TTGTCAATACGGTTGAGGTTGGCGCTCTACTGTGCCGGGATATGCGCGGTTGTAGTGATATTGGTCGGGCTGGTGGCTTACTCTCTGCATGCACGCGGTCATTACGATGAGCTTGACCGACTGCTCGTAGCCAATGCCGAGCATGCCGCTGCTGACTCGATGAATTTCGATCATCCTCTGGGCGGTGCAGATGGCACAGGGGTAGGACTGCTATTATATAATCTTGAAGGCAAAGTGGAGTTAAGTTCACCCGACGCTGAACTATTCCCCACCCTTAGCCCAATCAAGGTTTTAGCCTCCCCTGCGGGTGCTGCTTTCGATCCAGTAGCCGGGCTAGCCCCATCGTTATCGGGTTCCCTTTCCCAACATGGCGGTTTTGGTCTTATTTCCACACCCAACCAACGCTGGAGGGTATATGTGTTACCACTGGAAGACTCTACCAGTTATATCGAGACAGTCACTTCTTTGGGTAAACTAGACGCTTCTATGCAAACCTTTCGGTTGATTTTGCTGTTTGTAGGCTTACTGGGTGTTAGCGCTGCTCTCATTGGGGCAAGGCTACTCGCCGGTAGAGCACTCCAGCCGGTCTCGAAAATGATTCAGGCTGCCCAGACCATCTCTCATTCCCGAGATTTTTCGCATCGGCTGGAAGTGCCACTGACCACCGATGAACTTGGTAGGTTGGCTGATACTTTTAATGAAATGCTCCAAAACCTGGAAGGGGCTTATCAGGCACAGCAGCGCTTTGTCTCAGATGCTTCTCATGAATTGCGTGCGCCGCTTACTGCTATACAAGGAAACCTTGAGTTACTCCGACGACAGCGGTATATGTCGGAAGAGGAAAGGGAAGAAGCCTTCTCAGAAGCGGAGCGCGAAACAGAAAGACTGACTCGACTGGTAGCGGACTTATTGGTGTTGGCTAGGGCTGATTCCGGCTCCCAGGTGCGCCATGGTACGGTTGATTTGGATGAAGTAGTATTGGAAGCATTTAAGGAAGCCCGGAAGTTGGCGTATGGGCACAGCCTTACGCTTGAAGAATTGGAACCAGTTCAGCTTGAAGGAGACCGTGACCGCTTAAAACAGCTTGTTCTAATACTCTTGGACAACGCCCTTAAATATACTCCTGAAAGTGGCGCGGTTATCCTAAGTTTAGAAAACTTAGAGGGGCAAGCAAACTTGACAGTTAGAGATAACGGGGTGGGTATTGCCGAACAAGAACTCGCTCATGTTTTTGAGCGCTTTTATCGAGCCGACCCTGCCAGAGGTCGAGACCCTGGCGGCACTGGACTTGGGCTACCCATCGCTCGTTGGGTTGTGCAGCAGCACAGTGGTACTATTACGTTGACTAGCGTTCTAGAGCAGGGAACCACAGTGCTAGTAGCCCTGCCTGTTAAAGTTGCTACACCATTGGCAACTTCCTAA